The Kosakonia sacchari SP1 genome includes a window with the following:
- the gudD gene encoding glucarate dehydratase — MSTYSSTPIVSSMQVIPVAGHDSMLMNLSGAHAPFFTRNIVVIKDNAGHTGVGEIPGGEKIRQTLEDAIPLVVGKTLGEYKNILNTVRSNFADRDAGGRGLQTFDLRTTIHVVTGIEAAMLDLLGQHLGVNVASLLGEGQQRSEVEMLGYLFFVGDSKKTPLPYQSQPDDKCDWYRVRHEEAMTPDRVVRLAEAAYEKYGFNDFKLKGGVLAGMEEAEAISALAKRFPQARVTLDPNGAWSLDEAIKIGKHLKGVLAYAEDPCGAEQGFSGREVMAEFRRATGLPTATNMIATDWRQMGHTLSLQSVDIPLADPHFWTMQGSVRVAQMCHEFGLTWGSHSNNHFDISLAMFTHVAAAAPGNITAIDTHWIWQEGNQRLTKQPFEIKGGMVQVPNKPGLGVELDMDQVMKANELYQKHGLGARDDAMGMQYLIPDWKFDNKRPCMVR, encoded by the coding sequence ATGAGCACATACAGTTCGACACCCATTGTCTCCTCCATGCAGGTTATCCCGGTTGCGGGCCACGACAGCATGCTGATGAACCTGAGCGGCGCACACGCCCCGTTCTTCACCCGCAATATCGTGGTGATTAAAGACAATGCTGGTCACACCGGTGTCGGTGAAATTCCCGGCGGCGAGAAAATCCGTCAAACGCTGGAAGACGCTATTCCGCTGGTGGTCGGTAAGACGCTGGGAGAGTACAAAAATATCCTCAACACCGTGCGCAGTAACTTTGCCGACCGCGACGCTGGCGGCCGTGGCCTGCAAACTTTCGATCTGCGTACTACGATCCACGTGGTGACCGGCATTGAAGCGGCGATGCTTGATCTGCTCGGTCAGCACCTCGGTGTGAACGTCGCTTCCCTGCTTGGCGAAGGCCAGCAGCGCAGCGAAGTCGAGATGCTCGGTTATCTGTTCTTCGTTGGCGACAGCAAAAAAACGCCGCTGCCGTACCAGAGCCAGCCGGATGACAAATGCGACTGGTATCGCGTGCGCCACGAAGAGGCGATGACGCCAGATCGCGTGGTGCGCCTGGCGGAAGCTGCGTATGAGAAATACGGTTTTAACGATTTCAAACTGAAAGGCGGCGTGCTGGCGGGAATGGAAGAGGCCGAAGCGATTTCCGCGCTGGCAAAACGTTTCCCGCAGGCGCGCGTGACGCTCGATCCGAACGGTGCCTGGTCGCTGGATGAAGCGATCAAAATCGGTAAGCACCTGAAAGGCGTGCTGGCGTACGCGGAAGATCCGTGCGGCGCGGAACAGGGCTTCTCCGGTCGTGAAGTGATGGCGGAGTTCCGCCGCGCGACCGGCCTGCCGACGGCGACCAATATGATCGCCACCGACTGGCGTCAAATGGGCCATACGCTGTCACTGCAATCAGTGGATATCCCGCTGGCGGATCCGCACTTCTGGACCATGCAGGGTTCGGTACGTGTGGCGCAGATGTGCCACGAGTTCGGTCTGACGTGGGGCTCGCACTCTAATAACCACTTTGATATTTCGCTGGCCATGTTCACCCATGTTGCTGCTGCGGCACCGGGCAATATCACCGCTATCGATACACACTGGATCTGGCAGGAGGGCAACCAGCGCCTGACTAAACAGCCGTTCGAAATCAAAGGCGGGATGGTGCAGGTGCCGAACAAACCGGGTCTTGGCGTGGAGCTGGATATGGACCAGGTGATGAAAGCCAACGAGCTGTATCAAAAACACGGTCTCGGCGCGCGTGACGATGCAATGGGAATGCAATACCTGATCCCAGACTGGAAATTTGATAACAAACGTCCGTGCATGGTGCGTTGA
- a CDS encoding enolase C-terminal domain-like protein — MNTQASPIITEMKVIPVAGHDSMLMNIGGAHNAYFTRNIVVLTDNAGSTGVGEAPGGEVIYKTLVDATPMVVGQEVARLNKVVQRVHKGNQAADFDTFGKGAWTFELRVNAVAALEAALLDLLGKALNVPVCELLGPGKQRDAVTVLGYLFYVGDRTKTDLPYLEATPGSHEWYHLRHQEAMNSDAVVRLAEASQDRYGFKDFKLKGGVLPGEKEIDTVRALKKRFPDARITVDPNGAWLLDEAISLCKGLNDVLTYAEDPCGAEQGFSGREVMAEFRRATGLPVATNMIATNWREMGHAVMLNAVDIPLADPHFWTLSGAVRVAQLCDDWGLTWGCHSNNHFDISLAMFTHVGAAAPGTPTAIDTHWIWQEGDARLTKQPLEIRQGKIAVPDAPGLGVEIDWTQIEKAHAAYKKLPGGARNDAGPMQYLIPGWTFDKKRPVFGRH; from the coding sequence ATGAACACACAAGCAAGCCCCATTATCACAGAGATGAAAGTCATTCCCGTGGCCGGGCATGACAGCATGCTGATGAATATCGGCGGTGCGCATAACGCTTACTTTACCCGCAACATCGTGGTGCTTACCGATAACGCCGGAAGCACTGGCGTTGGTGAAGCGCCGGGCGGCGAAGTGATCTACAAAACGCTGGTCGACGCCACGCCGATGGTGGTGGGGCAGGAAGTGGCGCGGTTGAATAAAGTGGTGCAGCGCGTACACAAAGGCAACCAGGCGGCGGATTTCGACACCTTCGGTAAAGGCGCCTGGACCTTTGAACTGCGCGTGAACGCGGTGGCGGCGCTGGAAGCTGCCCTGCTGGATCTGTTAGGCAAAGCGCTGAACGTCCCGGTGTGCGAGCTGCTTGGCCCCGGTAAACAGCGCGATGCGGTGACGGTGCTGGGTTATCTGTTTTATGTTGGCGATCGCACCAAAACCGATCTGCCCTATCTGGAAGCGACGCCTGGCAGCCATGAGTGGTATCACCTGCGTCATCAGGAAGCGATGAACAGCGATGCGGTCGTGCGCCTGGCGGAAGCGTCGCAAGATCGCTACGGCTTTAAAGATTTCAAACTCAAGGGCGGCGTGCTGCCCGGCGAGAAAGAGATCGACACCGTGCGGGCGCTGAAAAAACGCTTCCCGGACGCGCGCATCACGGTTGATCCCAACGGGGCCTGGCTGCTCGACGAAGCCATCAGCCTGTGCAAAGGCCTTAATGATGTGCTGACCTACGCGGAAGATCCGTGCGGTGCGGAACAGGGCTTCTCCGGGCGTGAAGTGATGGCGGAGTTCCGCCGTGCCACCGGCTTGCCGGTTGCCACCAATATGATTGCCACCAACTGGCGTGAAATGGGCCATGCGGTGATGCTAAACGCGGTGGATATCCCGCTGGCGGATCCGCACTTCTGGACGCTTTCCGGCGCGGTACGCGTGGCGCAACTGTGCGACGACTGGGGCTTAACCTGGGGTTGTCACTCCAACAACCATTTCGACATATCACTGGCGATGTTCACCCACGTTGGCGCGGCAGCACCGGGAACGCCAACCGCCATCGACACCCACTGGATCTGGCAGGAGGGCGATGCGCGCCTGACCAAACAGCCGCTGGAGATCCGCCAGGGAAAAATCGCCGTACCCGATGCGCCAGGCCTTGGCGTAGAGATCGACTGGACGCAAATCGAAAAAGCGCACGCGGCATACAAGAAGCTGCCTGGCGGCGCGCGCAATGACGCAGGCCCGATGCAGTACCTCATCCCAGGCTGGACGTTTGACAAAAAACGCCCCGTTTTTGGACGTCATTGA
- a CDS encoding MFS transporter, translating to MSTFSQAASGAEKRTNARYWIVVMLFIVTSFNYGDRATLSIAGSEMSKAIGLDPVGMGYVFSAFSWAYVIGQIPGGWLLDRFGSKRVYFWSIFTWSLFTLLQGFVDIFSGFGIIVALFTLRFMVGLAESPSFPGNSRIVAAWFPAQERGTAVAIFNSAQYFATVIFAPIMGWLTHAVGWSHVFFFMGGLGIFISFLWQKMIHEPNQHPGVNKKELEYIAEGGALINMDQAKSAQHVPFSEKWGQIKQLLGSRMMIGVYLGQYCINALTYFFITWFPVYLVQARGMSILKAGFVASIPAICGFVGGVLGGIISDWLMRRYGSLNVARKTPIVLGMLLSMSMVFCNYTDSETLIIAFMALAFFGKGIGALGWAVMADTAPKEISGLSGGLFNMFGNISGIVTPIAIGYIVGTTGSFNGALIYVGIHALVAVLSYLVLVGDIKRIVLKPVTGRE from the coding sequence ATGAGTACATTTAGCCAGGCGGCGAGCGGCGCTGAAAAGCGTACCAACGCCCGCTACTGGATAGTGGTGATGCTGTTTATCGTCACATCCTTCAACTATGGCGATCGCGCAACGTTGTCGATTGCCGGTTCGGAGATGTCCAAAGCGATAGGTTTGGATCCAGTCGGTATGGGTTATGTTTTCTCCGCGTTTTCATGGGCTTATGTGATTGGCCAGATACCGGGCGGCTGGTTGCTTGACCGCTTCGGATCAAAACGCGTCTATTTCTGGTCTATTTTCACCTGGTCACTGTTTACCTTGCTGCAAGGTTTCGTCGACATCTTTAGCGGCTTTGGCATCATCGTTGCGCTCTTCACCCTGCGCTTTATGGTCGGTCTGGCCGAATCCCCTTCCTTCCCTGGCAACAGTCGCATCGTTGCGGCCTGGTTCCCGGCGCAGGAGAGGGGCACGGCGGTGGCGATTTTTAACTCCGCACAATACTTCGCGACAGTGATCTTCGCGCCGATCATGGGGTGGCTGACGCACGCTGTGGGCTGGTCACATGTGTTCTTCTTTATGGGCGGTCTCGGCATTTTCATCAGCTTCCTGTGGCAGAAAATGATCCACGAGCCGAACCAGCATCCGGGCGTTAACAAAAAAGAGCTGGAGTACATTGCTGAAGGTGGCGCGCTGATCAACATGGATCAGGCGAAAAGCGCGCAGCATGTTCCGTTCTCAGAAAAATGGGGGCAGATCAAACAGCTGCTGGGCTCCCGCATGATGATCGGCGTCTATCTGGGCCAGTACTGTATTAACGCCCTGACCTATTTCTTTATCACCTGGTTCCCGGTTTACCTGGTACAGGCGCGCGGCATGTCGATTTTGAAAGCAGGCTTTGTTGCGTCAATCCCGGCGATCTGCGGCTTTGTGGGGGGCGTACTGGGCGGGATTATTTCCGACTGGTTAATGCGCCGTTACGGCTCGCTGAACGTGGCGCGTAAGACGCCAATTGTATTGGGAATGCTGCTCTCCATGAGCATGGTGTTCTGCAACTACACCGACTCCGAAACGCTGATTATCGCTTTCATGGCACTGGCTTTCTTCGGTAAAGGTATCGGTGCGCTGGGCTGGGCGGTGATGGCAGATACCGCGCCGAAAGAGATCAGCGGCCTGAGCGGCGGTCTGTTCAACATGTTCGGTAACATCTCCGGCATCGTGACGCCGATTGCCATTGGCTACATCGTCGGCACAACCGGCTCGTTTAACGGTGCGCTGATCTATGTCGGTATCCATGCGCTGGTGGCGGTACTGAGTTACCTGGTTCTGGTGGGTGATATCAAGCGTATCGTGCTGAAACCTGTGACAGGACGTGAATAA
- a CDS encoding flavodoxin, translated as MAKVGIFVGTMYGNSLLVAEEAQEILQAQGHKATVFEDPEASDWENNKGNYALIVTSTTGQGDLPESIAPLFHYLRDTVGYQPDLHYGVIALGDSTYAHFCGGGKQFDALLQEQGAQRIGEMLLIDASEDPEPETVSNPWVEHWATLLK; from the coding sequence ATGGCGAAGGTCGGAATTTTTGTTGGCACCATGTACGGCAATTCGCTGCTGGTGGCGGAAGAAGCGCAGGAGATCTTACAGGCGCAGGGCCACAAGGCGACGGTATTTGAAGATCCCGAAGCCAGCGACTGGGAAAACAACAAAGGCAATTACGCGCTGATAGTGACCTCCACGACCGGTCAGGGCGATTTGCCGGAAAGCATTGCGCCGCTGTTCCACTATCTGCGCGACACCGTGGGTTATCAGCCCGATCTCCACTATGGCGTCATTGCCCTGGGCGATAGCACATACGCCCATTTCTGCGGCGGGGGTAAGCAGTTCGATGCCTTGCTGCAAGAGCAAGGTGCGCAGCGTATCGGGGAAATGTTGCTGATTGACGCCAGCGAAGACCCGGAACCGGAAACCGTTTCAAATCCGTGGGTTGAGCACTGGGCGACCCTGCTGAAATAA
- the truC gene encoding tRNA pseudouridine(65) synthase TruC — MLEIIYQDEWLVAVNKPSGWLVHRSWLDRDEKVVVMQTVRDQIGQHVFTAHRLDRPTSGVLLMGLSSEAGRRLSQQFEQHQIQKRYHAIVRGWLMEEALLDYPLVEELDKVADKFARADKEAQPAVTHYRGLATCEMPVATSKFPTTRYGLVELEPKTGRKHQLRRHLAHLRHPIIGDSKHGDLRQNRSAAEHFGCNRLMLHASQLTLTHPFTGEPLTIRAGLDETWMGALSHFGWRGLLPENERVEFLPVSRQDEGNQESRKE; from the coding sequence ATGCTGGAGATTATTTACCAGGATGAGTGGCTGGTGGCGGTGAATAAACCGTCCGGCTGGCTTGTACATCGCAGCTGGTTGGATCGCGATGAAAAAGTGGTGGTGATGCAAACTGTGCGCGACCAAATCGGCCAGCACGTTTTTACCGCCCATCGCCTCGACAGACCCACTTCCGGCGTGTTGTTAATGGGCTTATCCAGCGAGGCCGGTCGCCGCTTATCGCAGCAATTTGAGCAACATCAGATTCAAAAACGCTATCACGCGATTGTGCGCGGCTGGCTGATGGAAGAGGCATTGCTTGATTATCCGCTGGTCGAAGAGCTGGATAAAGTGGCCGACAAGTTTGCCCGCGCCGATAAAGAGGCGCAGCCTGCCGTAACCCACTATCGCGGGCTGGCAACGTGCGAAATGCCGGTGGCGACGAGCAAATTTCCCACCACGCGCTATGGCCTGGTCGAACTGGAACCGAAAACGGGCCGCAAGCATCAATTGCGTCGCCATCTGGCACATTTGCGCCATCCGATTATTGGCGACAGTAAACACGGCGATTTGCGGCAAAATCGTAGTGCGGCGGAACACTTTGGCTGTAACCGCCTGATGCTGCATGCCAGCCAGTTAACGCTCACGCATCCATTTACCGGCGAACCATTAACGATTCGCGCCGGGCTGGATGAAACCTGGATGGGCGCGCTGTCGCACTTTGGCTGGCGCGGGCTTCTCCCTGAAAATGAAAGGGTTGAGTTCTTGCCAGTGAGCCGCCAGGATGAGGGCAATCAGGAATCACGCAAGGAGTGA
- a CDS encoding YqcC family protein, giving the protein MTQHQRVREQLHLLEAQLREQNLWQTSAPAASAFESTQPFCMDTLEPFEWLQWVLIPRMHALLDGQQPLPQAFAIAPYYEIALDATHPSRDVMLVHLQQLDALFSDENA; this is encoded by the coding sequence ATGACTCAACATCAACGCGTGCGCGAGCAACTTCATCTTCTCGAAGCGCAACTGCGCGAACAGAATCTTTGGCAAACCAGCGCGCCAGCGGCAAGCGCTTTCGAAAGCACACAGCCTTTTTGCATGGACACCCTTGAGCCGTTCGAATGGCTGCAATGGGTGCTCATTCCTCGCATGCACGCTCTGTTGGATGGTCAGCAGCCGTTGCCGCAGGCGTTTGCCATTGCGCCATACTATGAAATTGCCCTGGATGCGACCCATCCGTCCCGTGATGTGATGCTGGTGCATTTACAGCAACTTGATGCGCTGTTCAGCGACGAAAACGCCTGA
- the syd gene encoding SecY-interacting protein, which translates to MEKETAHALKAFTERYCNAWHAERDSWPQSEELYGIPSPCIISSTDKYVIWQPKPFVPERNVNPIEQAMEIVVQTPLHTFYTTQFAGDMTARFGELTLTLLQTWSEDDFVRMQENLIGHLVTQKRLKLSPTLFIATLDSELDVISLCNLSGEVVKETLGTRQRTVLAPSLAVFLDQLEPVV; encoded by the coding sequence GTGGAAAAAGAGACGGCGCATGCCCTGAAAGCCTTTACGGAACGTTACTGTAATGCGTGGCACGCAGAGCGAGACAGCTGGCCGCAAAGCGAAGAACTTTACGGTATTCCCTCGCCGTGCATTATTTCTTCCACTGATAAATACGTTATCTGGCAGCCAAAACCGTTCGTACCGGAACGAAATGTAAACCCCATTGAACAGGCCATGGAAATTGTGGTACAAACGCCGCTCCATACCTTTTACACCACACAATTTGCCGGTGATATGACCGCGCGTTTTGGCGAATTGACGCTGACGCTGCTGCAAACGTGGAGTGAAGATGACTTCGTGCGTATGCAGGAAAATCTGATTGGTCACCTTGTGACGCAGAAAAGACTGAAGTTATCACCTACACTTTTTATTGCCACGCTCGACAGCGAACTGGATGTGATTTCGCTGTGTAACCTCAGCGGTGAAGTGGTGAAAGAGACGCTGGGTACACGTCAGCGCACCGTTCTTGCCCCAAGCCTCGCCGTATTCCTCGACCAGCTCGAACCCGTTGTGTAA
- the queF gene encoding NADPH-dependent 7-cyano-7-deazaguanine reductase QueF (Catalyzes the NADPH-dependent reduction of 7-cyano-7-deazaguanine (preQ0) to 7-aminomethyl-7-deazaguanine (preQ1) in queuosine biosynthesis), producing MSSYDNHQALAGLTLGKTTDYRDTYDASLLQGVPRSLNRDPLGLNAENLPFRGADIWTLYELSWLNAKGLPQVAVGHVELDHASVNLVESKSFKLYLNSFNQTRFTSWQEVRDTLQRDLSACAQGDVSVVLYRIDELEGQPVAHFHGTCIDDQDIEVNNYDFDATLLTDAASGKVVEETLVSHLLKSNCLITHQPDWGSVQIQYRGAKIDREKLLRYLVSFRHHNEFHEQCVERIFTDIQRFCQPEKLSVYARYTRRGGLDINPWRTNTDFVPATGRLVRQ from the coding sequence ATGTCCTCTTATGATAACCACCAGGCGCTGGCTGGCCTGACGCTTGGCAAAACCACCGATTACCGCGACACCTACGACGCCAGCTTGTTGCAGGGCGTTCCCCGTTCGTTAAACCGCGATCCGTTAGGCTTAAACGCTGAGAACTTGCCTTTTCGCGGCGCGGATATCTGGACGTTGTATGAGCTCTCCTGGCTCAACGCGAAAGGTTTGCCGCAGGTGGCGGTTGGCCACGTTGAGCTGGATCACGCCAGCGTCAATTTGGTGGAATCGAAAAGCTTCAAGCTCTATCTCAACAGTTTTAACCAGACACGTTTTACCAGCTGGCAAGAGGTGCGCGACACGCTGCAGCGCGATTTGAGCGCCTGCGCCCAGGGTGACGTCAGCGTGGTGCTGTACCGTATTGATGAGCTGGAAGGGCAGCCGGTCGCCCATTTTCACGGCACCTGTATCGACGATCAGGATATTGAGGTCAATAACTACGACTTTGACGCCACGCTGTTAACCGATGCCGCCAGCGGTAAAGTTGTCGAAGAGACGCTGGTTAGCCATTTATTAAAATCGAACTGCCTGATCACCCACCAGCCGGATTGGGGTTCGGTACAAATCCAGTATCGTGGCGCGAAAATCGACCGTGAAAAATTGCTGCGCTACCTGGTCTCTTTCCGCCATCACAATGAATTTCATGAACAATGTGTCGAGCGCATTTTCACGGACATTCAACGTTTCTGCCAGCCGGAAAAACTGAGCGTTTACGCGCGCTATACCCGACGCGGCGGGCTGGATATCAACCCCTGGCGTACCAACACCGACTTTGTTCCGGCCACCGGACGGTTAGTACGTCAGTAA
- the ppnN gene encoding nucleotide 5'-monophosphate nucleosidase PpnN, with protein MITHISPLGSMDMLSQLEVDMLKRTASSDLYQLFRNCSLAVLNSGSQTDSSKELLSRNESFDINVLRRERGVKLELINPPEEAFVDGRIIRSLQANLFAVLRDILFVNGQIHNAGRVQHLNLESSIHITNLVFSILRNARALHVGEAPSMVVCWGGHSINETEYLYARRVGTQLGLRELNICTGCGPGAMEAPMKGAAVGHAQQRYKEGRFIGMTEPSIIAAEPPNPLVNELIIMPDIEKRLEAFVRIAHGIIIFPGGVGTAEELLYLLGILMNPANKNQVLPLILTGPKESADYFRVLDEFIVNTLGEAARQHYTIIINDAAEVARQMKKAMPRVKENRRETGDAYSFNWSIRIAPDLQVPFEPTHENMANLKLYPDQPVETLAADLRRAFSGIVAGNVKEHGIRAIEEFGPYKIHGDSDMMRRMDDLLQGFVAQHRMKLPGSAYIPCYEICA; from the coding sequence TTGATTACACATATTAGCCCGCTTGGCTCAATGGATATGCTGTCGCAGCTGGAAGTCGATATGCTTAAACGCACGGCCAGCAGCGACCTGTATCAACTGTTTCGCAACTGCTCGCTCGCTGTACTGAACTCAGGGAGCCAGACCGACAGCAGCAAAGAGCTGCTCTCCCGTAACGAAAGTTTTGATATCAACGTGTTACGCCGTGAACGCGGTGTAAAGCTGGAGTTGATCAACCCACCGGAAGAGGCCTTTGTCGACGGGCGTATTATTCGCTCGCTACAGGCCAACCTGTTTGCTGTTCTGCGCGATATTCTCTTCGTTAATGGGCAGATTCATAACGCCGGACGCGTCCAGCATTTAAATCTGGAAAGCTCCATTCATATCACCAACCTGGTCTTTTCCATTTTGCGTAATGCCCGCGCGCTGCATGTCGGCGAAGCGCCGAGCATGGTGGTCTGCTGGGGTGGTCACTCCATTAACGAAACCGAGTACCTGTACGCTCGCCGCGTGGGAACCCAGCTTGGCCTGCGCGAGCTAAATATCTGTACGGGCTGCGGCCCGGGCGCGATGGAAGCGCCCATGAAAGGTGCCGCCGTCGGTCACGCGCAGCAACGTTATAAAGAGGGCCGTTTTATTGGCATGACCGAGCCGTCGATCATTGCCGCTGAACCGCCAAACCCGCTGGTCAACGAACTGATCATCATGCCGGATATTGAAAAACGTCTGGAAGCGTTTGTCCGTATCGCGCACGGCATCATCATCTTCCCGGGTGGCGTAGGCACGGCGGAAGAGTTGTTGTATCTGCTGGGGATTTTGATGAACCCGGCCAACAAAAACCAGGTACTACCGCTGATCCTGACCGGGCCAAAAGAGAGTGCGGACTATTTCCGTGTGCTGGACGAATTTATCGTCAACACGCTGGGCGAAGCCGCGCGACAACACTACACCATCATCATTAATGATGCGGCTGAAGTGGCGCGGCAGATGAAAAAAGCGATGCCGCGCGTGAAAGAGAACCGTCGTGAAACCGGGGATGCCTATAGTTTCAACTGGTCTATCCGTATCGCGCCGGATCTGCAGGTGCCGTTTGAACCGACGCACGAAAATATGGCTAACCTGAAACTTTATCCGGATCAGCCGGTAGAAACGTTAGCCGCGGATCTGCGCCGGGCGTTCTCAGGCATCGTGGCGGGTAACGTGAAAGAACACGGCATTCGGGCGATTGAGGAGTTCGGCCCGTATAAAATTCATGGCGATAGCGACATGATGCGCCGTATGGATGACCTGCTACAGGGCTTTGTCGCCCAGCATCGTATGAAACTGCCAGGCAGCGCGTACATTCCTTGCTACGAAATCTGCGCCTGA
- a CDS encoding HAAAP family serine/threonine permease: protein METTQTSTLATSATRSSWRKTDTMWMLGLYGTAIGAGVLFLPINAGVGGLIPLIIMAILAFPMTYFAHRGLTRFVLSGKNPGEDITEVVEEHFGIGAGKLITLLYFFAIYPILLVYSVAITNTVDSFMTHQLGMTPPPRAILSLILIVGMMTIVRFGEQMIVKAMSILVFPFVIALMLLAVYLIPQWNGAALDTLSLSSTSATGNGLWMTLWLAIPVMVFSFNHSPIISSFAVAKREEYGNEAESKCSRILAFAHIMMVLTVMFFVFSCVLSLSPADLASAKQQNISILSYLANHFNAPIIAWMAPIIAMIAITKSFLGHYLGAREGFNGMVIKSLRGKGKSIEINKLNRITALFMLLTTWAVATWNPSILGMIETLGGPIIAMILFLMPMYAIAKVPAMRKYSGKISNIFIVIMGLIAISAIFFSLFS from the coding sequence ATGGAAACCACTCAAACCAGTACGCTGGCCACATCGGCTACACGAAGTTCATGGCGCAAAACGGATACCATGTGGATGCTGGGCCTGTACGGTACTGCCATCGGCGCTGGTGTACTGTTCCTGCCAATTAACGCCGGTGTCGGCGGTTTAATTCCGCTGATCATTATGGCTATCCTCGCTTTCCCAATGACTTATTTTGCACACCGCGGTCTGACTCGCTTTGTGCTGTCGGGTAAAAACCCAGGCGAAGACATCACCGAAGTGGTTGAAGAGCACTTTGGTATCGGCGCGGGTAAACTGATTACCCTGCTCTACTTCTTCGCTATCTACCCGATCCTGCTGGTGTACAGCGTGGCGATCACCAACACCGTTGACAGCTTCATGACCCACCAGTTGGGCATGACGCCGCCGCCGCGCGCCATTCTGTCGCTGATCCTGATTGTCGGCATGATGACCATCGTGCGTTTTGGCGAGCAGATGATCGTAAAAGCGATGAGTATTCTGGTGTTCCCGTTTGTTATCGCCCTGATGTTGCTGGCGGTTTACCTGATCCCGCAGTGGAACGGTGCGGCACTCGATACCCTGTCTTTAAGCAGCACGTCTGCGACCGGCAACGGCCTGTGGATGACCCTGTGGCTGGCCATTCCGGTAATGGTGTTCTCCTTTAACCACTCGCCGATCATCTCCTCGTTTGCGGTGGCAAAACGTGAAGAGTACGGCAACGAAGCAGAGAGCAAATGTTCACGTATTCTGGCGTTCGCACACATCATGATGGTGCTGACGGTAATGTTCTTCGTGTTCAGCTGCGTACTGAGCCTCTCTCCGGCTGATCTGGCGTCGGCGAAACAGCAGAACATTTCGATTCTCTCTTACCTGGCAAACCACTTTAACGCACCGATTATCGCCTGGATGGCGCCGATCATCGCGATGATCGCCATCACCAAATCCTTCCTCGGCCACTATCTGGGGGCGCGTGAAGGTTTCAACGGTATGGTTATTAAGTCTCTGCGTGGTAAAGGCAAAAGCATCGAAATCAACAAGCTGAACCGCATTACCGCGCTGTTTATGCTGCTGACCACCTGGGCTGTGGCGACCTGGAACCCGAGCATCCTGGGAATGATTGAAACCCTGGGTGGCCCGATTATCGCGATGATCCTGTTCCTGATGCCGATGTACGCTATCGCCAAAGTACCGGCAATGCGTAAATACAGCGGTAAAATCAGCAATATCTTCATTGTTATCATGGGCCTTATCGCTATCTCCGCGATCTTCTTCTCTCTGTTCAGCTAA